A section of the Lathamus discolor isolate bLatDis1 chromosome 6, bLatDis1.hap1, whole genome shotgun sequence genome encodes:
- the LCMT1 gene encoding leucine carboxyl methyltransferase 1 isoform X1 — MSRARRGVAAPPVRRRRGRKPGCPAQSPDFGALRREGGSSARCCRRRFPSSRSAQYRAPARTNAAPLPSVPQDYRSQLPLRFAVSVGYWKDPYIQYFVRQAKERKAPEINRGYYARVHGVSYLIKAFLKKTECNCQIVNLGAGMDTLFWRLKDENLLPKKYFEVDFPMIVARKIHHIKSKPPLSKPIMESHSGDSLLIDSHSLDSSRYSIQGADLRFSSELEEKLKKHNLDVHLPTLLVAECVLVYMTPQQSASLLKWAASTFPVAMFINYEQVNMTDRFGQIMIENLQRRQCNLAGVEVCKSLESQRERLLLNGWETAHAIDMMKVYSFLPQADVKRIEGLEFLDEKELFEQLMQHYCICWASKDSSDLGLANIAF, encoded by the exons ATGTCACGTGCCCGTAGGGGTGTGGCCGCGCCCCCCGTGAGGAGAAGAAGGGGGAGGAAACCCGGATGTCCCGCCCAGAGCCCGGATTTTGGAGCGCTGCGGCGGGAGGGAGGCTCCTCCgcccgctgctgccgccgccgcttcCCGTCCTCCCGGAGCGCACAGTACCGGGCTCCGGCCCGCACCAACGCGGCGCCATTACCGAGCGTCCCCCAAGACTACCGCTCCCAGCTTCCCTTGCG GTTTGCTGTAAGTGTTGGCTACTGGAAGGACCCTTACATCCAGTATTTTGTGAGACaagccaaagaaagaaaagcacctGAAATCAATAGAG GCTATTACGCCCGTGTCCATGGAGTCAGTTACCTGATTAAAGCTTTTCTGAAGAAGACAGAATGCAACTGTCAGATTGTAAATCTGGGGGCTGGCATGGACACCTTGTTCTGGAGGTTGAAG GATGAAAATCTTCTccctaaaaaatattttgaagtggATTTTCCGATGATAGttgcaagaaaaatacatcaCATCAA ATCAAAACCTCCCCTGTCAAAACCAATTATGGAATCCCATTCAGGGGACTCTCTTCTAATAG ACTCTCACAGCCTGGACTCCAGTCGATATTCCATACAAGGAGCAGACCTGCGTTTCTCATCAGAGCTGGAGGAAAAGCTAAAGAAACATAACCTGGATGTACA TTTGCCAACGCTGCTGGTAGCAGAGTGTGTGCTGGTTTACATGACCCCACAGCAGTCTGCAAGTCTCCTGAAGTGGGCAGCCAGCACCTTCCCAGTGGCCATGTTCATCAACTATGAGCAG GTGAACATGACAGACCGGTTTGGACAGATCATGATTGAGAACCTGCAGAGACGACAGTGTAACCTGGCTGGTGTGGAGGTCTGCAAGTCCTTAGAGTCTCAG AGGGAACGACTGCTGCTAAATGGCTGGGAAACGGCACATGCCATTGATATGATGAAAGTGTACAGCTTTTTGCCACAGGCCGATGTCAAAAG GATAGAAGGACTTGAATTCCTAGATGAAAAGGAGCTGTTTGAACAACTAATGCAGCACTACTGCATCTGCTGGGCTTCAAAGGACAGCAGTGATCTGG GTCTTGCAAACATCGCATTCTGA
- the LCMT1 gene encoding leucine carboxyl methyltransferase 1 isoform X2 produces MAAAACDGLASAGIDEADEAVRGTCEDASVCKRFAVSVGYWKDPYIQYFVRQAKERKAPEINRGYYARVHGVSYLIKAFLKKTECNCQIVNLGAGMDTLFWRLKDENLLPKKYFEVDFPMIVARKIHHIKSKPPLSKPIMESHSGDSLLIDSHSLDSSRYSIQGADLRFSSELEEKLKKHNLDVHLPTLLVAECVLVYMTPQQSASLLKWAASTFPVAMFINYEQVNMTDRFGQIMIENLQRRQCNLAGVEVCKSLESQRERLLLNGWETAHAIDMMKVYSFLPQADVKRIEGLEFLDEKELFEQLMQHYCICWASKDSSDLGLANIAF; encoded by the exons ATGGCGGCGGCTGCCTGTGACGGCCTGGCCTCTGCCGGCATCGATGAGGCGGACGAGGCGGTCCGGGGGACGTGCGAGGACGCGTCCGTCTGCAAACG GTTTGCTGTAAGTGTTGGCTACTGGAAGGACCCTTACATCCAGTATTTTGTGAGACaagccaaagaaagaaaagcacctGAAATCAATAGAG GCTATTACGCCCGTGTCCATGGAGTCAGTTACCTGATTAAAGCTTTTCTGAAGAAGACAGAATGCAACTGTCAGATTGTAAATCTGGGGGCTGGCATGGACACCTTGTTCTGGAGGTTGAAG GATGAAAATCTTCTccctaaaaaatattttgaagtggATTTTCCGATGATAGttgcaagaaaaatacatcaCATCAA ATCAAAACCTCCCCTGTCAAAACCAATTATGGAATCCCATTCAGGGGACTCTCTTCTAATAG ACTCTCACAGCCTGGACTCCAGTCGATATTCCATACAAGGAGCAGACCTGCGTTTCTCATCAGAGCTGGAGGAAAAGCTAAAGAAACATAACCTGGATGTACA TTTGCCAACGCTGCTGGTAGCAGAGTGTGTGCTGGTTTACATGACCCCACAGCAGTCTGCAAGTCTCCTGAAGTGGGCAGCCAGCACCTTCCCAGTGGCCATGTTCATCAACTATGAGCAG GTGAACATGACAGACCGGTTTGGACAGATCATGATTGAGAACCTGCAGAGACGACAGTGTAACCTGGCTGGTGTGGAGGTCTGCAAGTCCTTAGAGTCTCAG AGGGAACGACTGCTGCTAAATGGCTGGGAAACGGCACATGCCATTGATATGATGAAAGTGTACAGCTTTTTGCCACAGGCCGATGTCAAAAG GATAGAAGGACTTGAATTCCTAGATGAAAAGGAGCTGTTTGAACAACTAATGCAGCACTACTGCATCTGCTGGGCTTCAAAGGACAGCAGTGATCTGG GTCTTGCAAACATCGCATTCTGA
- the LCMT1 gene encoding leucine carboxyl methyltransferase 1 isoform X3 → MDTLFWRLKDENLLPKKYFEVDFPMIVARKIHHIKSKPPLSKPIMESHSGDSLLIDSHSLDSSRYSIQGADLRFSSELEEKLKKHNLDVHLPTLLVAECVLVYMTPQQSASLLKWAASTFPVAMFINYEQVNMTDRFGQIMIENLQRRQCNLAGVEVCKSLESQRERLLLNGWETAHAIDMMKVYSFLPQADVKRIEGLEFLDEKELFEQLMQHYCICWASKDSSDLGLANIAF, encoded by the exons ATGGACACCTTGTTCTGGAGGTTGAAG GATGAAAATCTTCTccctaaaaaatattttgaagtggATTTTCCGATGATAGttgcaagaaaaatacatcaCATCAA ATCAAAACCTCCCCTGTCAAAACCAATTATGGAATCCCATTCAGGGGACTCTCTTCTAATAG ACTCTCACAGCCTGGACTCCAGTCGATATTCCATACAAGGAGCAGACCTGCGTTTCTCATCAGAGCTGGAGGAAAAGCTAAAGAAACATAACCTGGATGTACA TTTGCCAACGCTGCTGGTAGCAGAGTGTGTGCTGGTTTACATGACCCCACAGCAGTCTGCAAGTCTCCTGAAGTGGGCAGCCAGCACCTTCCCAGTGGCCATGTTCATCAACTATGAGCAG GTGAACATGACAGACCGGTTTGGACAGATCATGATTGAGAACCTGCAGAGACGACAGTGTAACCTGGCTGGTGTGGAGGTCTGCAAGTCCTTAGAGTCTCAG AGGGAACGACTGCTGCTAAATGGCTGGGAAACGGCACATGCCATTGATATGATGAAAGTGTACAGCTTTTTGCCACAGGCCGATGTCAAAAG GATAGAAGGACTTGAATTCCTAGATGAAAAGGAGCTGTTTGAACAACTAATGCAGCACTACTGCATCTGCTGGGCTTCAAAGGACAGCAGTGATCTGG GTCTTGCAAACATCGCATTCTGA
- the AQP8 gene encoding aquaporin-8 produces the protein MAAAECSHHPVKLVMDMDTKAKPPQPHWYERRVQPCVAELLGTALFVCIGCLSSVEDAAGTGRLQPALAHGLALGLSIAVLGDISGGHLNPAVSLGMWLVGGLNITMLIPYWVSQLCGATIGAGLAKAVAASERYGNASGGAFTIITADDQVPSVLGGEIILTSFLVLVVCMGAANGKTKTPLAPFCIGFSVTVNILAGGAVSGACMNPARAFGPALVANYWDYHWVYWVGPMVAALLVSTLVRTLLGDGSTRLLLK, from the exons atggCCGCAGCTGAGTGCAGTCACCACCCGGTGAAGCTGGTGATGGACATGGACACCAAGGCCAAGCCCCCGCAGCCACACTGGTACGAGCGCCGGGTCCAGCCCTGCGTGGCTGAGCTGCTGGGCACCGCGCTCTTCGTCTGCATCGGCTGCCTCTCGTCGGTGGAGGATGCTGCGGGCACCGGGAGGCTGCAGCCGGCCCTGGCGCACGGGCTGGCCCTGGGGCTCAGCATCGCCGTCCTGGGAGACATCAG CGGAGGCCACCTGAACCCCGCCGTGTCCTTGGGCATGTGGCTGGTCGGGGGGTTGAACATCACGATGCTCATCCCTTACTGGGTCTCCCAGCTCTGCGGAGCAACCATAGGAGCCGGCCTGGCAAAG GCTGTGGCAGCGAGCGAGCGGTACGGGAACGCCAGCGGAGGAGCCTTCACCATCATCACAGCTGACGATCAGGTCCCCTCCGTCCTCGGGGGTGAGATCATCCTGACCTCCTTCCTCGTCCTCGTGGTCTGCATGGGCGCTGCCAACGGGAAGACCAAGACCCCGCTGGCACCTTTCTGCATCGGCTTCTCGGTCACGGTCAACATCTTGGCAGG agGTGCTGTGTCTGGAGCCTGCATGAACCCTGCCAGAGCCTTCGGGCCAGCTCTGGTGGCCAACTACTGGGATTATCACTGGGTTTACTGGGTAGGGCCCATGGTTGCTGCCCTCCTTGTCAGCACACTGGTGAG GACCCTGCTTGGTGACGGGAGCACCCGCCTGCTCCTCAAGTGA